A region from the Melioribacter roseus P3M-2 genome encodes:
- a CDS encoding glycoside hydrolase family 43 protein, whose protein sequence is MIKKIIYIALISFVTVLSQSKSYVWIPDNGDGTYKNPIIHADYSDPDVIRVGDDYYMTSSSFSHFPGLPILHSKDLVNWEIIGHAVINYPIKEFDKPQHGNGIWAPCLRYHNNEFYIYYGDPDYGIFMTKSKSPEGPWEPLKLIRKAKGWIDPSPLWDDDGNAYLVHAWARSRSGIKHRLTLHKMSPDGESLLDEGVLIYCDSVKHPTLEGPKFYKRNGYYYIFAPAGGVRNGWQVALRSKNIYGPYEDKVVLEQGSTNINGPHQGGWVETPEGESWFVHFQDKDAYGRIVHLQPMRWEDDWPVMGIDYDGNGIGEPVLNYKKPKVAVNSEIKTPQTNDEFDSDYPGLQWQWQANFDTSWTSRKVRNGWLRFYSQTVSDSIRNLWNAPQLLMQKFPASELKATAKLEFNPGADSDFAGLIVFGLDYSYIGIQKTNGGYSIYQAINKNADKEGEEIIVDAENLPVNLVYLRVNVSEGGYCSFGYSTDRINFKNLGKRFKAREGKWVGAKVGIFSLNWKENENNGYTDFDWFRFEP, encoded by the coding sequence ATGATTAAAAAAATAATTTATATAGCGTTAATTTCTTTTGTTACGGTCTTGTCGCAGAGTAAGTCGTATGTATGGATTCCCGACAACGGCGACGGAACGTACAAAAATCCGATAATACACGCCGATTATTCCGACCCTGACGTTATTCGCGTAGGCGACGATTATTATATGACCTCGTCGAGTTTTTCGCATTTTCCGGGTTTGCCGATTCTACATTCAAAAGATCTGGTTAACTGGGAAATAATAGGGCACGCGGTTATAAATTATCCGATTAAGGAATTCGACAAACCGCAGCACGGCAACGGTATCTGGGCTCCATGCCTAAGGTATCACAATAACGAATTCTATATTTATTACGGTGACCCTGATTACGGCATTTTCATGACTAAATCAAAATCTCCCGAAGGTCCGTGGGAACCGTTGAAATTAATAAGAAAAGCAAAAGGCTGGATAGACCCGTCGCCTTTGTGGGACGACGACGGAAACGCGTATCTTGTTCATGCATGGGCTCGCAGCCGCTCCGGTATTAAACACAGATTGACTCTGCATAAAATGAGTCCCGACGGCGAATCGCTGCTCGACGAAGGCGTTTTGATTTATTGCGATTCGGTAAAACACCCTACTTTAGAAGGACCGAAATTTTATAAACGCAACGGATATTATTACATCTTTGCGCCTGCAGGCGGGGTTCGGAACGGGTGGCAGGTTGCGCTGCGATCTAAAAATATATACGGTCCGTATGAGGACAAGGTGGTGCTCGAACAGGGTTCCACAAACATTAATGGCCCGCATCAGGGAGGATGGGTGGAAACGCCCGAAGGCGAATCTTGGTTCGTCCATTTTCAGGATAAAGACGCTTACGGCAGAATTGTTCATTTGCAGCCGATGCGTTGGGAGGACGATTGGCCTGTAATGGGAATTGATTACGACGGCAACGGAATCGGAGAACCTGTTTTGAATTATAAAAAACCGAAAGTCGCCGTTAATTCCGAAATTAAAACGCCTCAAACAAACGACGAATTTGATTCCGATTATCCCGGTTTACAGTGGCAGTGGCAGGCTAATTTCGATACGTCATGGACAAGTAGAAAAGTAAGGAACGGATGGCTTCGGTTCTACTCGCAAACTGTAAGCGATTCGATTCGTAATCTTTGGAACGCGCCGCAATTATTAATGCAAAAATTTCCCGCATCGGAATTAAAAGCGACTGCTAAACTTGAGTTTAATCCCGGCGCCGATAGTGACTTTGCCGGATTGATTGTCTTCGGTCTTGATTATTCTTATATCGGTATTCAAAAGACGAATGGCGGTTATTCAATCTATCAGGCAATTAACAAAAATGCGGACAAGGAAGGCGAAGAAATAATTGTAGATGCGGAAAATCTTCCTGTTAATCTCGTATATTTAAGAGTAAATGTGAGCGAAGGAGGATATTGCAGTTTCGGTTACAGTACGGACAGAATTAATTTTAAAAATTTGGGAAAAAGATTCAAAGCGCGCGAAGGCAAATGGGTCGGCGCCAAAGTCGGAATTTTTTCTTTGAACTGGAAAGAAAATGAAAACAACGGATACACAGATTTTGATTGGTTCAGATTCGAACCTTAA
- a CDS encoding TonB-dependent receptor: MTDKLKIFIVMFLALVALSAITEAQTKSRIIGRVIDEQTGEPLFGANVVIRDTYLGAATDIDGKFFIVNVPVGTYDIQISMIGYGTQIIENVVVSADRVTNLEIALKPSVIEGQEIIITAKRDELHKEVSNTQMVVSSGQLQDASGVREINAFLSKLPGVSTENGFLTIRGGSADQTGAMVNGLSYVNSAVGNAETSIPMSAVEQVSLLSGGYNAEYGNFRSGLINITTKGGSKDGYHGTFSFSANQPHLKRFGPSFYDPHNDALRAYLDPEVSFIGTDAAWADDPYMREQNPKFTGWITQAENYNRGKDPEKQVTPFQLYLFATWMHMAEPDYEGLRNLPDELKQQIGYYEIPDEQKSLFASHRMKEEGRDWNFDGGFGGPLPLIGKYLGDATFYISNNSSERYYVMPLTLRSQKSYTTLATIKSTPSEGLSVSYNGLWKRQIGLSPVRPPWGDPPNAGNAGGFMPINNIKYVANNPEYWYDQSFYPILNQTILMNGVTINKVVSNSTYWEFTAGYLYIKNYSPTGDNRDTSIVTNFGPIYVDESPYGKWQFASQHKVDGFTFPSYDAPPGIPRRFSRKEGDLYDRTKVRQLQLKFDIASQINEHNFVKAGLEYNYIDIKHNFWEKWNQNAYNTYEFNYHRWPSQTAAYIQDQISYEGLVANLGVRFDYYYGGGGKWPSGDPFAEEVFRPQKVDTSLFSILEAGRSYIWEIWEQYDKDHPGFLQPIKNFFTVSPRIGVSFPVTTNSKFYFNYGHFRSNPPYYTMYLYRYRYDKNGLYDMSNPNLEPPRTISYELGLAYNFMEGYLMQLSGYYKDITGQAGEVSYQTSSGTLNYDGLANNEYEDIQGFEVTLSKNDQSWFNFWVNFNYMLSKSGLTGKQIISDVTINNDQEGLYQGNESRALPRPKVNANVTFRSPMDWGPEILGAKIFGGWSMTIFGEWYAGSYFTYNPLGKLHISNNMQWPDYYMVDLKLNKAVDVGHLKLNFYVDISNLFNFKVSLMRYEYAFQDDNDLNKYLASLHLPMYDSPEFDQLRENQPGYYIPGDDKVGDLRSDDKPYINDPNYSFWLFGQPRDIWVGVRIDF; this comes from the coding sequence ATGACGGACAAACTCAAAATATTTATTGTAATGTTCTTGGCTCTTGTCGCTCTATCGGCAATTACAGAAGCTCAAACAAAGAGCCGTATTATCGGTAGAGTGATCGACGAGCAAACCGGAGAGCCGCTGTTCGGCGCTAACGTAGTAATAAGAGATACTTATCTCGGCGCGGCGACGGATATCGACGGTAAGTTCTTTATTGTGAATGTGCCAGTCGGAACATACGATATCCAGATATCGATGATCGGCTACGGTACGCAAATTATCGAAAATGTAGTTGTCTCAGCCGACCGCGTTACAAATCTCGAAATTGCTCTCAAACCGTCGGTTATTGAAGGGCAGGAAATTATTATTACAGCAAAACGGGACGAACTTCATAAAGAAGTTTCCAATACTCAAATGGTTGTTTCGTCGGGACAGTTGCAAGACGCTTCGGGCGTGAGAGAAATAAACGCGTTCCTTTCCAAGCTGCCCGGCGTGTCGACGGAAAACGGATTCCTGACGATTAGAGGCGGCAGCGCGGATCAAACAGGCGCTATGGTTAACGGCTTGTCGTACGTTAACTCTGCAGTAGGAAATGCCGAGACGTCGATTCCGATGAGCGCCGTTGAACAGGTTTCGTTGCTTTCGGGCGGTTATAATGCCGAATACGGTAATTTCCGTTCCGGATTAATTAATATTACTACAAAAGGCGGTTCCAAAGACGGATACCACGGAACATTTTCGTTCTCGGCGAATCAGCCGCATTTGAAACGCTTCGGTCCGTCATTCTACGATCCGCATAACGATGCATTGAGAGCTTATCTCGATCCGGAAGTCTCTTTTATAGGCACAGACGCAGCTTGGGCCGACGACCCTTATATGCGCGAACAAAATCCGAAGTTTACTGGCTGGATTACTCAAGCAGAAAATTATAATAGGGGAAAGGATCCTGAAAAGCAAGTAACGCCATTCCAACTCTATTTGTTTGCAACATGGATGCATATGGCTGAACCTGATTATGAAGGCTTGCGCAATTTACCCGACGAATTGAAACAACAAATCGGTTATTACGAAATTCCCGACGAACAAAAAAGTCTTTTTGCATCGCATAGGATGAAAGAAGAAGGAAGAGACTGGAACTTTGACGGCGGCTTCGGCGGTCCTCTGCCGTTGATCGGGAAATACTTGGGCGACGCTACGTTTTATATATCAAACAATTCAAGCGAGCGTTATTATGTAATGCCTTTGACTTTACGAAGCCAGAAATCGTATACGACCTTAGCTACAATAAAATCAACTCCTTCGGAAGGCCTTAGCGTTTCTTACAACGGTTTGTGGAAAAGACAAATAGGTCTCAGTCCCGTAAGACCGCCGTGGGGCGATCCTCCGAACGCAGGCAATGCAGGCGGATTTATGCCGATAAATAATATTAAATATGTAGCCAATAATCCCGAATATTGGTACGATCAATCGTTTTATCCGATATTAAATCAAACCATTTTAATGAACGGAGTTACGATCAATAAAGTGGTAAGCAACAGCACATACTGGGAATTTACGGCGGGATATCTGTATATTAAAAATTATTCGCCGACCGGGGACAACCGGGATACATCGATAGTTACTAATTTCGGACCTATTTATGTTGACGAATCCCCGTACGGCAAATGGCAGTTTGCATCGCAACATAAAGTTGATGGTTTTACATTCCCGAGCTATGACGCTCCTCCGGGAATACCGCGAAGGTTCTCGCGTAAAGAAGGCGATCTCTACGACAGAACCAAGGTAAGACAGTTACAGTTAAAGTTTGATATTGCCTCGCAAATTAACGAGCATAACTTTGTTAAAGCGGGATTGGAATATAACTATATCGATATTAAACATAACTTCTGGGAAAAATGGAACCAGAACGCGTATAACACATACGAATTTAATTATCACCGTTGGCCCAGCCAGACTGCCGCTTACATCCAGGATCAAATATCGTACGAAGGCTTGGTTGCCAATTTAGGCGTCAGGTTCGATTATTACTACGGAGGCGGAGGCAAGTGGCCCTCGGGCGATCCTTTTGCCGAAGAAGTATTCAGACCACAGAAAGTAGATACTTCGTTGTTTAGCATATTGGAAGCAGGCAGATCTTATATATGGGAAATCTGGGAACAATATGACAAAGATCACCCGGGATTTTTGCAGCCGATAAAGAATTTCTTTACAGTCAGTCCGCGTATCGGCGTCTCGTTCCCCGTTACGACTAACTCCAAATTCTATTTTAACTACGGACATTTTCGTTCCAATCCGCCCTATTACACAATGTATCTCTACCGTTACAGATATGATAAAAACGGATTGTACGATATGTCTAACCCGAATCTCGAGCCGCCAAGAACCATCTCCTATGAATTGGGACTGGCTTACAATTTCATGGAAGGTTACCTGATGCAACTTTCCGGATACTATAAAGACATAACCGGGCAAGCCGGAGAAGTTTCTTACCAAACTTCGAGCGGCACGTTGAATTACGACGGACTTGCAAATAACGAGTACGAAGACATTCAGGGATTTGAAGTCACTCTGTCCAAGAACGACCAATCGTGGTTCAACTTCTGGGTCAATTTCAATTATATGCTGAGCAAGTCCGGATTGACGGGCAAACAGATAATCTCCGACGTAACAATCAACAACGATCAGGAAGGACTTTATCAGGGTAATGAATCGCGTGCGTTGCCGCGTCCTAAAGTAAATGCGAATGTTACATTCCGTTCGCCGATGGATTGGGGTCCGGAAATTCTCGGCGCAAAGATATTCGGCGGTTGGAGTATGACAATCTTCGGCGAATGGTATGCCGGTTCATACTTCACGTATAATCCTCTGGGCAAACTTCATATAAGCAATAATATGCAATGGCCCGACTATTATATGGTCGACTTGAAGCTCAACAAAGCCGTCGACGTTGGTCATCTTAAATTAAATTTCTACGTCGACATCAGCAATCTGTTCAATTTCAAAGTCAGTTTAATGCGTTACGAATACGCATTCCAGGACGACAACGACCTGAACAAATATCTTGCGTCGCTTCATCTGCCGATGTACGATTCGCCCGAATTCGACCAATTGAGAGAAAATCAACCGGGTTATTATATCCCGGGCGACGATAAAGTTGGCGATTTGCGTTCGGACGATAAACCATATATAAACGATCCTAATTATTCATTCTGGCTCTTCGGTCAGCCCAGAGACATATGGGTCGGCGTAAGGATTGATTTTTAA
- a CDS encoding PorV/PorQ family protein has product MKSNKFLLTIVITLIFGINSFAQVGLNKLAQSTMNFMLVSVSPKASAMGEAFYAVGNSADAIFYNPAGIANTNNTFDVSLNFTQWIADINYLAGAAVYNMDSYGTLGIHVMTVDYGEIIGTTLIDPSQQSQYPDGYIETGPLSNVGAYSFGLTYAKKISPQFSIGGNIRIAGQNLGENHFFDGTGRKNNATKLVFDAGVLYNTGFKDFRFGMAIRNFSSQIKREEIDEQMPIVFAMGTAINLWKFIDESSNNQQLTLAADFMHYNNYSERVNVGIDYTFMNLISLRAGYQSNRDIASWSAGIGLQTEFAGNRIEVNYSYSYIKIFDNVNRLSVNFTL; this is encoded by the coding sequence ATGAAATCAAATAAATTTTTATTGACAATAGTAATTACTTTGATATTCGGCATTAATTCATTTGCTCAGGTCGGCTTGAATAAACTTGCGCAGAGCACAATGAATTTTATGCTGGTCAGCGTATCGCCCAAAGCCAGCGCAATGGGCGAAGCTTTCTACGCCGTCGGGAATTCCGCCGATGCAATTTTTTATAATCCTGCCGGCATAGCAAATACAAACAATACTTTCGACGTAAGCCTGAATTTTACTCAATGGATTGCCGATATTAATTACCTTGCCGGAGCCGCCGTTTATAATATGGATAGTTACGGCACGCTCGGAATTCATGTGATGACTGTCGATTACGGCGAAATAATCGGCACTACTCTTATCGACCCTTCTCAACAAAGTCAATATCCCGACGGATATATTGAAACCGGTCCGCTTTCGAATGTGGGCGCCTATTCCTTCGGTCTTACGTATGCAAAGAAAATAAGTCCGCAATTTTCGATCGGAGGCAATATTCGTATAGCAGGTCAGAATCTGGGCGAGAATCATTTCTTCGACGGAACCGGACGAAAAAATAACGCTACAAAATTGGTCTTCGACGCCGGCGTGCTTTATAATACCGGTTTCAAGGATTTCAGATTCGGAATGGCTATCAGAAATTTCTCGTCGCAAATTAAAAGGGAAGAAATTGACGAGCAAATGCCGATTGTATTCGCAATGGGCACGGCTATAAATCTCTGGAAATTCATCGATGAATCTTCGAATAATCAGCAGTTGACATTGGCGGCGGATTTTATGCATTATAACAATTACTCGGAAAGAGTAAATGTAGGCATCGATTATACTTTTATGAATCTGATTTCACTTAGAGCAGGCTATCAATCGAATCGGGATATTGCATCGTGGTCCGCAGGAATAGGACTTCAAACGGAATTTGCAGGCAATAGAATCGAAGTCAATTATTCGTACTCGTATATTAAAATATTCGACAACGTCAACCGGTTATCAGTCAATTTTACATTATAA
- a CDS encoding glycoside hydrolase family 88/105 protein, translating into MFQKAINVFIAVLLFSGLSNCQSEQKFTHDLWSVKFAESFLARHPGAVTYDQYMTKDDWNYEQGLMLESLRKMYYYTGEKKYYRFIKDNLDQYINEDGSIRTYKLSDYNIDNIKPAGAVLFVYQITGEEKYKIALDTLYKQLINMPRTESGGFWHKKIYPYQMWLDGLYMGQPFYAEYSKVFNLPENFDDITHQVKLVYEKTLDKETGLLYHAWDESRQQKWADPETGKSPHFWGRAIGWYMMALVDVLDFLPQTHPDRQAIIDILNQQTEALLKVRDDSANVWYQVLNMHGREGNYLEASASCMFVYAIAKGVNNGYLPEKYLAEAQKSFEGILKQFVKLEDDGYYNLYGTCRGAGLGGKPYRDGSYEYYISEPTRINDFKGYGPLIMAAMELEKADALRRNQTKVALDNYFNNEYRKNKATGQLEPFHYIWEDTTDSGYYELGKLFTKYGAKISELKEAPTAGNLADSDVYIIVDPDTEKETEKPNYIGSKDVKNINEWVRNGGILLILANDKGNCEFEHLNKLANNFGFTFNEVSLNRVDGKKYDMGAFVNLPFNPVFAGVDKIYMKEISTINNPEPVETLLKKEGQAVMIFKKVGKGYLFAVGDPWIYNEYIDNRRLPEDFQNYRAAENWVKWILQLDYVSEN; encoded by the coding sequence ATGTTTCAAAAAGCGATTAACGTTTTCATTGCGGTTTTATTATTCAGCGGTTTATCGAACTGCCAGAGCGAGCAAAAGTTCACCCATGATTTATGGTCGGTTAAATTTGCCGAATCGTTTCTGGCAAGGCATCCGGGCGCGGTTACTTACGACCAGTATATGACAAAAGACGATTGGAATTACGAGCAGGGATTAATGCTCGAGTCGCTCAGAAAGATGTACTACTACACGGGCGAAAAAAAATATTATCGGTTTATTAAAGACAATCTCGATCAGTATATTAACGAAGACGGAAGCATAAGAACTTATAAGCTTTCGGACTATAACATCGATAATATAAAACCTGCCGGAGCGGTTCTTTTTGTCTATCAGATAACCGGAGAAGAAAAATATAAAATTGCTCTCGATACGCTATACAAACAGCTTATAAATATGCCTCGAACGGAAAGCGGCGGATTCTGGCATAAGAAAATTTATCCCTATCAAATGTGGCTCGACGGTCTCTATATGGGACAGCCGTTCTATGCCGAATATTCCAAAGTTTTTAATCTCCCGGAAAATTTCGACGATATAACGCATCAGGTTAAACTAGTTTATGAAAAAACGCTCGATAAAGAAACCGGTCTTCTCTATCACGCATGGGACGAGAGCCGCCAACAAAAATGGGCTGACCCCGAAACGGGTAAATCGCCGCACTTCTGGGGACGGGCAATCGGCTGGTATATGATGGCGCTCGTGGATGTTCTCGACTTTCTGCCTCAAACGCATCCGGATAGACAAGCAATTATCGATATTTTAAACCAACAAACAGAAGCGCTCCTTAAAGTAAGGGACGATTCCGCAAATGTATGGTATCAGGTACTGAATATGCACGGGAGAGAAGGAAATTATCTCGAGGCTTCCGCTTCGTGCATGTTCGTCTATGCTATTGCCAAAGGCGTAAATAACGGCTATTTACCGGAAAAATATTTAGCTGAAGCGCAAAAATCGTTCGAAGGAATTTTAAAACAATTTGTCAAACTCGAAGACGACGGTTATTATAACCTGTACGGCACATGCCGCGGCGCTGGACTGGGAGGCAAACCGTATCGTGACGGCAGCTACGAATATTATATTAGCGAGCCGACGAGAATTAATGATTTCAAAGGATACGGTCCTTTGATTATGGCTGCAATGGAACTCGAAAAAGCGGATGCTCTGAGAAGAAATCAGACAAAAGTCGCTCTCGATAATTACTTCAATAACGAGTACAGAAAAAACAAAGCAACAGGTCAATTGGAACCTTTCCATTATATCTGGGAAGACACCACCGATTCCGGCTATTATGAACTTGGCAAATTATTTACAAAATACGGAGCAAAAATCTCCGAATTGAAAGAAGCTCCTACCGCGGGAAATCTTGCCGATTCGGATGTCTATATAATCGTCGACCCCGATACCGAAAAGGAAACCGAAAAACCGAATTATATCGGATCGAAAGATGTGAAAAATATTAATGAATGGGTTCGAAACGGAGGAATCCTTTTAATTCTCGCTAACGATAAAGGCAACTGCGAATTTGAACATCTGAACAAACTTGCAAATAACTTCGGGTTTACTTTTAACGAAGTCAGTCTGAATCGTGTGGACGGCAAAAAATACGATATGGGCGCATTTGTCAATTTACCGTTTAATCCTGTATTCGCCGGAGTTGATAAAATCTATATGAAGGAGATTTCCACAATAAACAATCCGGAACCGGTCGAAACTCTTCTTAAAAAAGAAGGACAGGCTGTTATGATTTTTAAGAAAGTAGGCAAAGGTTATTTGTTTGCCGTAGGGGATCCGTGGATTTATAACGAGTATATCGACAATCGCAGATTGCCCGAAGATTTTCAAAATTATAGAGCCGCCGAAAACTGGGTAAAATGGATCCTGCAACTTGATTATGTTTCAGAAAATTAA
- a CDS encoding glycoside hydrolase family 28 protein, which translates to MPLVSPPEFPKAEFNILDYGAVGDGLTKNTDAINKAIAACSENGGGKVIVPAGIWLTGPIEMKSNVNLFLEKGAMIQFTKNFDDYPLVLTTYEGTEQYRCQSPISGWNLENIAITGYGVIDGGGDAWRYVKKSKLTESQWKKLVSSGGVVDKKNQWWPSEQAMNGQRILDSLLEANGELTKEDYRKVRDYLRPVMVNLVKCKNILLEGVTFQNSPAWNIHPLMSENIILKNVTVRNPWYSQNGDGIDVESCKNVVIYDCKFDVGDDAICMKSGKNEFGRKRGIPTENVIIADCIVYHGHGGFTIGSEMSGGVRNIKVTNCNFIGTDIGLRFKSTRGRGGVVENIYIDNIYMKDIPTEALSFNMYYGGQAPTEDIPLAEKLKNRKVLNVDETTPQFRNIFLNDIYCIGAEDAVIIQGLPEMKIKNIVLNNVVMTSKRGVSIFDADGVELKNTKIISREPVIRIFQSKNISIENFDTDLSLDQIIKLEGNETGNIILKGKNAELFMKKSKCEGVSENVINVE; encoded by the coding sequence ATGCCTTTGGTGTCTCCTCCGGAATTTCCTAAAGCCGAATTCAACATACTTGATTACGGCGCGGTGGGCGACGGTTTGACTAAAAATACCGATGCTATTAATAAGGCTATTGCCGCTTGCTCTGAAAACGGAGGCGGTAAAGTTATTGTACCCGCGGGCATATGGCTGACCGGTCCCATCGAAATGAAAAGCAACGTAAATCTGTTTCTCGAAAAAGGAGCGATGATTCAGTTTACTAAAAACTTCGACGACTATCCTTTGGTCTTAACGACCTACGAAGGTACGGAACAATACAGATGCCAATCGCCCATAAGCGGATGGAATCTGGAAAATATCGCGATAACAGGATATGGAGTAATCGACGGCGGAGGAGACGCGTGGCGTTACGTTAAAAAATCCAAGTTGACCGAAAGTCAATGGAAAAAGCTTGTCTCTTCTGGAGGAGTTGTGGACAAAAAGAATCAATGGTGGCCCTCCGAACAAGCAATGAACGGTCAGCGCATACTGGACAGTCTGTTGGAAGCCAACGGAGAACTAACAAAGGAAGATTACCGGAAAGTGCGCGATTATCTGCGCCCGGTTATGGTTAATTTGGTTAAATGCAAAAATATACTTTTGGAAGGCGTTACTTTTCAAAATTCACCGGCGTGGAATATTCATCCTTTGATGAGCGAAAACATAATTTTAAAAAACGTTACCGTTCGAAATCCCTGGTACTCGCAAAACGGGGACGGCATCGACGTCGAATCATGTAAAAATGTCGTAATCTATGATTGTAAGTTTGATGTGGGCGACGATGCAATTTGCATGAAATCCGGTAAAAACGAATTCGGAAGAAAAAGAGGAATCCCGACGGAAAATGTTATTATTGCAGATTGCATAGTTTATCATGGCCATGGAGGTTTTACCATCGGCAGCGAAATGTCCGGCGGCGTTAGAAACATTAAAGTGACCAATTGTAATTTTATCGGCACGGATATCGGTCTCAGATTCAAAAGCACGCGCGGAAGAGGAGGAGTCGTTGAAAATATTTATATAGACAATATTTATATGAAGGATATTCCTACCGAAGCCTTGAGCTTCAATATGTATTACGGAGGTCAAGCTCCAACGGAAGATATTCCGCTGGCGGAAAAATTGAAAAACAGAAAAGTATTGAATGTCGACGAAACGACCCCTCAATTCAGAAATATTTTTCTGAACGATATTTATTGCATAGGAGCCGAAGACGCCGTTATTATTCAAGGCTTGCCTGAAATGAAAATTAAGAATATCGTATTGAATAACGTTGTGATGACGTCAAAAAGAGGCGTCTCGATATTCGACGCAGACGGCGTGGAGCTTAAAAATACCAAAATAATTTCGCGTGAGCCCGTTATTAGAATTTTCCAGAGCAAAAATATATCGATTGAAAATTTCGATACCGATCTTTCTCTAGATCAAATTATTAAACTGGAAGGCAATGAGACCGGCAATATTATCCTGAAAGGAAAGAATGCAGAATTATTTATGAAAAAATCGAAATGCGAAGGCGTTTCGGAAAACGTAATAAATGTTGAATAA
- a CDS encoding pectate lyase — protein sequence MDERVSTGGGYVWYYKKDLSRRWGELEAYPSMIWIQGNGTVAMGHLFLDIYETLQDSFYLHLAGKSAAALMKAQLECGGWNYLADFNGEESLIKWYDTIGKCAWRLEEFNHYFGNATFDDNSTAGAAEYLLRYFLVSGDTTVKKSLDGAINFILKSQYPNGAWPQRYPIIDSTHYSAYYTYNDDVIWNNIRFLILCYSTLKYAHLYGPIIRAMNFYILSQYKKPQAGWAQQYDFNMEPAPARTYEPAALDPQYSAHHVEMLIKFYEMTCDKKYLNIIPDALKWIETVKFNDDEENCRAPKFVEPGTNKALFIHRTGSNSSNGKYFYDYDSSLTVSHYPCISTINLKRIKELYHKANCNNFGYGNFLFPFEIENKEGVEIYGLLSNYLELDYEKSRRKRREPDGKDGASVIHEIISTIDTNYCWFTKRVFISNPYIGHPSEVKNANKIYAVSYVGDKYDTSPYRNNTDEEYISTSYFIRNIRILLDYINKTGN from the coding sequence ATGGACGAAAGAGTCTCTACGGGAGGCGGTTATGTCTGGTATTACAAAAAAGACCTTTCGAGAAGATGGGGAGAACTCGAAGCTTATCCTTCCATGATCTGGATACAGGGCAACGGCACTGTAGCAATGGGACATTTATTTCTCGATATTTATGAAACATTGCAGGACAGTTTTTATTTGCATCTTGCCGGTAAATCCGCAGCGGCGTTGATGAAAGCTCAGCTCGAATGCGGCGGGTGGAATTACCTTGCCGATTTCAACGGCGAGGAATCGTTGATTAAATGGTACGACACAATCGGTAAATGCGCTTGGCGCCTCGAGGAATTCAATCACTATTTCGGGAACGCGACATTCGACGACAATTCCACAGCCGGCGCTGCGGAATATCTGTTAAGATATTTTTTGGTAAGCGGAGATACAACCGTTAAAAAAAGTTTGGACGGCGCCATTAATTTTATTCTCAAGAGTCAATATCCCAACGGCGCATGGCCTCAACGCTATCCGATTATCGATTCGACGCACTATTCCGCTTACTATACTTATAACGACGACGTTATCTGGAACAATATCAGGTTTTTAATCTTATGCTACTCGACGCTGAAATATGCTCATCTGTACGGTCCGATCATTAGAGCTATGAATTTTTATATCTTATCCCAATACAAAAAGCCACAAGCCGGATGGGCGCAACAATACGATTTTAATATGGAGCCCGCTCCCGCGCGAACCTATGAACCGGCGGCGCTCGATCCTCAGTATTCCGCGCATCACGTCGAAATGCTGATAAAATTTTACGAAATGACATGCGACAAAAAATATTTGAATATTATTCCGGATGCGTTAAAATGGATTGAGACCGTTAAATTTAACGACGACGAAGAAAATTGCCGAGCGCCGAAATTCGTTGAACCCGGTACAAACAAAGCTCTTTTTATTCACCGTACCGGAAGCAATTCGTCGAACGGAAAATATTTTTACGACTACGACAGCAGTCTGACGGTAAGCCATTATCCCTGCATTTCTACAATAAATTTGAAAAGGATTAAAGAGCTATATCATAAAGCAAATTGTAATAATTTCGGATACGGAAATTTTTTGTTTCCTTTCGAAATCGAGAATAAAGAAGGCGTTGAAATTTATGGATTGCTATCGAATTATCTTGAACTGGACTATGAAAAAAGCAGAAGAAAAAGAAGAGAACCGGACGGTAAAGACGGAGCAAGCGTAATTCATGAAATAATATCAACTATCGATACGAATTATTGTTGGTTTACAAAGCGCGTCTTTATTTCCAATCCGTATATCGGACACCCGTCGGAAGTAAAAAACGCGAATAAAATATACGCCGTTTCTTACGTCGGAGATAAATACGATACGTCCCCGTATCGAAATAACACCGATGAAGAATATATATCAACTTCCTATTTTATCAGAAACATAAGAATCCTTCTCGATTATATTAATAAAACGGGAAATTAA